The Dioscorea cayenensis subsp. rotundata cultivar TDr96_F1 chromosome 19, TDr96_F1_v2_PseudoChromosome.rev07_lg8_w22 25.fasta, whole genome shotgun sequence genome includes a window with the following:
- the LOC120250682 gene encoding uncharacterized protein LOC120250682 isoform X2: MASGHPENEVVSDPNSLQNENPSSGEAVSNAIIDVLLRLTLWRSPEGPGLRGEGGAPSLSPMAMATMPSSGPSSITTSMSLSISSRYLIVDIVIMRQ; the protein is encoded by the exons ATGGCGTCCGGTCATCCTGAGAACGAGGTCGTCTCGGATCCAAATTCCTTGCAGAATGAGAACCCTAGCTCCGGGGAGGCTGTGTCCAACGCCATCATTGATGTTTTGCTACGTCTCACCTTATGGCGATCTCCAGAAGGTCCTGGACTTCGTGGCGAGGGAGGGGCACCGTCTCTAAGCCCGATGGCAATGGCTACCATGCCCTCCAGTGGGCCGTCCTCAATAACCACGTCGATGTCGCTCAGTATATCATCGAG ATATTTGATTGTCGACATTGTCATAATGAGGCAATG A
- the LOC120250682 gene encoding uncharacterized protein LOC120250682 isoform X1, producing the protein MASGHPENEVVSDPNSLQNENPSSGEAVSNAIIDVLLRLTLWRSPEGPGLRGEGGAPSLSPMAMATMPSSGPSSITTSMSLSISSRIQLMLTKCISMTFHAIKCSR; encoded by the exons ATGGCGTCCGGTCATCCTGAGAACGAGGTCGTCTCGGATCCAAATTCCTTGCAGAATGAGAACCCTAGCTCCGGGGAGGCTGTGTCCAACGCCATCATTGATGTTTTGCTACGTCTCACCTTATGGCGATCTCCAGAAGGTCCTGGACTTCGTGGCGAGGGAGGGGCACCGTCTCTAAGCCCGATGGCAATGGCTACCATGCCCTCCAGTGGGCCGTCCTCAATAACCACGTCGATGTCGCTCAGTATATCATCGAG AATTCAATTAATGTTGACAAAGTGCATCTCCATGACCTTCCATGCCATCAAGTGCAGCAG GTGA
- the LOC120283822 gene encoding UDP-glycosyltransferase 83A1-like gives MERPHALVLPLPLQGHVIPLLELSNRLVERGFKVTFVNTELNHARITSAMSNSSCDMNQIHFVTVPDGIEEGDDPSDLVRKREGLRRVLPASLEELIKKSNMVEDHKFTCFIVDVFMASTLDVAKKAGLHTVIFYPGGLGTLLIGSSIPKLIADGIIDEQGEVKTKGKFQINLEMPSMETADLPWQCFPDVKTKHHMFKFSLNVGTTINTEELILCNSFFGLENGKSILPPNILLIGPLLANQELKKPKGYLWEENTSCITWLDKQLPNSVIYIAFGSYTMFDHCQFEELALGLELSDKRFLWVVRPGLSRDEDVGFLARFRSRVEGRGMIVRWAPQQQVLAHCSIACFMSHCGWNSTLEGLANGVPFLCWPYFADQFISQGYICDIWKTGLRMNLDGNKVVSRKEIKRKVEELMGDEEMKIRAMQLKARADKSVNKGGHSFENFNCFVSRMNTSVH, from the exons ATGGAACGGCCTCATGCATTAGTTCTCCCATTGCCACTTCAAGGCCATGTCATCCCTCTTCTTGAACTATCTAACCGTTTGGTTGAGAGAGGGTTCAAGGTCACATTTGTTAACACTGAGTTGAACCATGCTCGCATCACTAGTGCCATGTCAAACAGCAGCTGTGACATGAATCAGATTCATTTTGTTACAGTCCCTGACGGAATTGAGGAAGGAGATGACCCAAGTGATCTTGTCAGGAAGCGTGAAGGATTACGGAGAGTCTTGCCTGCATCTTTGGAGGAGCTAATAAAGAAGAGCAACATGGTGGAAGATCATAAGTTCACATGTTTCATTGTTGATGTCTTCATGGCCTCGACTTTGGATGTTGCTAAGAAAGCAGGACTCCATACGGTCATCTTCTACCCAGGGGGCCTCGGAACTTTGCTCATTGGATCAAGCATTCCCAAGCTAATTGCAGATGGCATCATTGACGAACAAG GAGAggtaaaaacaaaaggaaagttCCAAATAAATCTTGAAATGCCTTCTATGGAAACCGCTGATTTGCCATGGCAGTGTTTCCCAGACGTCAAAACCAAACATCATATGTTTAAATTCAGCTTGAATGTTGGTACCACTATCAACACGGAAGAGCTTATCCTTTGCAACTCATtctttggccttgaaaatgggaAGTCCATCCTTCCGCCAAACATATTACTGATAGGGCCATTGCTCGCCAATCAAGAACTCAAAAAACCTAAAGGATACTTGTGGGAGGAGAATACATCCTGCATCACATGGCTTGACAAACAACTTCCCAACTCAGTGATTTACATTGCTTTTGGTAGCTACACAATGTTTGATCACTGCCAGTTTGAAGAGCTTGCTCTCGGGTTGGAACTCTCTGACAAGAGGTTCTTGTGGGTAGTGAGGCCCGGGTTGAGCAGAGATGAGGATGTTGGATTTTTGGCAAGATTTAGGTCCAGGGTCGAAGGAAGGGGAATGATAGTTCGTTGGGCTCCTCAGCAGCAGGTATTGGCTCACTGTTCCATTgcttgttttatgtctcattgtGGATGGAATTCAACATTAGAGGGATTGGCAAATGGAGTGCCATTTCTTTGTTGGCCATATTTTGCTGATCAGTTTATCAGCCAAGGTTACATTTGTGATATTTGGAAAACTGGTTTGAGGATGAATCTTGACGGTAACAAAGTTGTTTCAAGGAAGGAAATTAAGAGGAAAGTGGAGGAGTTGATGGGtgatgaagagatgaagatAAGGGCAATGCAGCTGAAAGCGAGGGCTGATAAGAGTGTCAATAAAGGAGGGCATTCTTTTGAGAATTTCAACTGCTTTGTCAGTCGCATGAACACTTCAGtccattaa